The Hypanus sabinus isolate sHypSab1 chromosome 31, sHypSab1.hap1, whole genome shotgun sequence genome window below encodes:
- the LOC132383923 gene encoding histone H4, translating into MSGRGKGGKGLGKGGAKRHRKVLRDNIQGITKPAIRRLARRGGVKRISGLIYEETRGVLKVFLENVIRDAVTYTEHAKRKTVTAMDVVYALKRQGRTLYGFGG; encoded by the coding sequence atgtctggcagagggaaaggaggcaAAGGACTGGGCAAAGGCGGAGCCAAGCGGCACCGTAAAGTGCTCCGTGATAACATCCAGGGCATCACCAAACCGGCCATCCGCCGTCTGGCTCGCCGTGGCGGCGTCAAGCGGATCTCGGGTCTGATCTACGAGGAGACCCGCGGggtgctgaaggttttcctggAGAATGTGATCCGGGATGCGGTCACCTACACTGAACACGCCAAGCGCAAGACGGTCACTGCCATGGATGTGGTGTACGCTCTGAAACGCCAGGGCCGCACTCTCTATGGCTTC